One part of the Sorangiineae bacterium MSr11954 genome encodes these proteins:
- a CDS encoding mannitol dehydrogenase family protein: MQALNRRALGALPPTVVGPSYERKQVRPGIAHIGVGAFHRAHLAIYVERALARGDANTWGILGINLLDTDRHLASALNAQDGLYTVTEMAPDGSRAHRVIGAMVEYRYAPDSPNQVLARLADPAIRIVSLTITEGGYLIDDRGRFKLDDAVVAYDLAHRDAPRGVFGFLIGALALRRRAGAAPFTVMSCDNLRHNGDQTRRACLAYAQAFDPTLASWIAAEVDFPNAMVDRITPATDPARRAELNAMTGLDDRAPVVAEDFIQWVLEDKFRQGRPRWEEVGVQMVSDVTPYEEAKIRLLNGAHQMLSYPAFLSGLRGVDEALREPLFHDYLRDFLAQDSAIWLESLPGMELESYERLLLERFGNRAIADRLDRLCLDGGSKIPGFLLPTLEACLANNRDARRLAFLLACYDRYLRAGKDDGGTPYPLREPNAMRLLKPIIESNSPLALLQCTDLVGPRPAADARFKAQYLALRAQLDAQGARATLAALPKLAV; encoded by the coding sequence ATGCAAGCATTGAATCGTCGCGCGCTCGGTGCGCTCCCCCCCACCGTCGTCGGGCCGTCTTACGAGCGCAAGCAGGTGCGTCCCGGCATCGCGCACATCGGTGTAGGCGCATTTCATCGCGCCCATCTGGCCATCTACGTCGAGCGCGCCCTCGCGCGCGGAGACGCGAATACGTGGGGCATCCTCGGCATCAATTTGCTCGACACCGATCGCCACCTCGCCAGCGCGCTCAACGCGCAGGACGGTCTCTACACGGTCACCGAAATGGCCCCTGACGGCTCCCGCGCGCATCGGGTGATCGGCGCGATGGTCGAATACCGCTACGCGCCGGACAGCCCGAACCAGGTGCTCGCGCGCCTGGCGGATCCCGCCATTCGCATCGTATCGCTCACCATCACCGAGGGCGGCTATCTGATCGACGATCGGGGTCGCTTCAAGCTGGACGACGCGGTGGTGGCCTACGACTTGGCGCATCGCGACGCCCCGCGCGGCGTCTTTGGCTTCTTGATCGGCGCCCTCGCCCTCCGCCGGCGCGCGGGCGCGGCGCCGTTCACCGTCATGTCCTGCGACAACCTCCGGCACAACGGCGATCAAACGCGGCGCGCGTGCCTGGCGTACGCGCAGGCCTTCGACCCGACCTTGGCCTCGTGGATCGCGGCCGAGGTGGACTTTCCCAACGCGATGGTCGACCGCATCACGCCGGCCACCGATCCGGCGCGCCGCGCCGAGCTCAATGCGATGACCGGCCTCGACGATCGCGCCCCGGTGGTGGCGGAGGACTTCATCCAGTGGGTGCTGGAGGACAAATTTCGGCAAGGCCGGCCAAGGTGGGAGGAGGTCGGCGTGCAGATGGTGTCCGACGTCACGCCGTACGAGGAGGCGAAAATTCGATTGCTCAACGGCGCGCACCAGATGCTCTCCTATCCGGCTTTCCTATCCGGTCTTCGCGGGGTCGACGAGGCGCTGCGCGAGCCCCTGTTCCACGATTACCTGCGCGACTTCCTCGCCCAAGATTCCGCCATATGGCTCGAGTCGCTGCCCGGCATGGAGCTCGAGAGCTACGAGCGCCTCTTGCTCGAGCGCTTCGGCAACCGCGCCATCGCCGATCGCCTCGATCGCCTGTGCCTCGATGGCGGCTCCAAGATCCCCGGCTTCCTCTTGCCGACCTTGGAGGCCTGCCTGGCGAACAACCGCGACGCGCGCCGCCTGGCGTTCTTGCTCGCCTGCTACGATCGCTACCTCCGCGCCGGCAAAGACGATGGCGGCACGCCCTACCCGCTGCGCGAGCCGAACGCCATGCGGCTCCTGAAGCCCATCATCGAGAGCAACTCGCCCCTCGCCTTGCTCCAATGCACCGATCTGGTGGGCCCGCGCCCCGCCGCCGATGCGCGCTTCAAGGCCCAATACCTGGCGCTCCGCGCGCAGCTCGACGCACAAGGCGCGCGCGCCACCCTCGCGGCGCTACCGAAGCTCGCGGTCTAG
- a CDS encoding c-type cytochrome, whose product MRSLANYIWIIVGFVAVTATAAAVGTRSSRPAAPTAAPVFAPFGEPLPGIDDRARAQFERGRAVATRRFAPSEGLGPTYSATSCRSCHEKPVTGGGASRYRATPLEAHSQKTFIAAFEHHFSASSVDPGHGRPRPMHLPLPFFGIGLLAEIPAEEIIARADPSDRNHDGISGKVNFERGYMGRFGRKAQMATLQGFVRLALLDHMGVTSSPAVIEKDAPLELPTRDADRAPDPELGTDDLADLVAFVSLLAPPAPDPPTRETREGEAAFRKVGCAGCHTPSLRGPRGLVPAYTDLLLHDMGEGLDDGVEVGEAGGSEFRTTPLWGLGAAGPYLHDGRADTLDEAIRAHGGEASGAARRYGALAERERGALLAFLVSLGGSQDRSDGLLPRNAPMAAVGALGGPLATLSPRDGARFLRGRELFDHDFRASQGLGPFFNGDACRSCHFDPVLGGAGPSDVDVIRHGIVRADGAFELPKGGDTMAHRFGLPGQPLAIDARANLFERRQTPTLFGSGLIDAISDETIRAGADPEDRDGDEVRGVVSVVSGGKVGRFGWKGQMPSLADFVEDAFVNELGMSKGELESSVHLAFDDIVFFLQNLAPPPRRTLDPEHETRGRAAFAQAGCQSCHTPELRTRNDEGVPLFSDLLLHDVAPKSERLVLQNGTRAFRTPPLWGVGATAPYFHDGMSETLDAAIVRHEGEAKRSRDRYTAMTADDRAALLVFLRSL is encoded by the coding sequence GTGAGGAGCCTCGCCAACTATATCTGGATCATCGTCGGCTTCGTCGCGGTGACCGCCACGGCGGCCGCGGTCGGGACTCGTTCTTCCCGGCCCGCGGCCCCCACGGCGGCCCCTGTCTTCGCGCCCTTCGGTGAGCCGCTCCCCGGCATCGACGACCGCGCCCGCGCCCAATTCGAGCGCGGGCGCGCCGTCGCCACGCGGCGCTTTGCACCGTCCGAGGGGCTCGGCCCCACGTACAGCGCGACGTCGTGCCGCTCGTGCCACGAGAAGCCCGTCACCGGCGGCGGCGCCTCGCGTTACCGCGCGACCCCGCTGGAGGCGCACTCGCAGAAGACCTTCATCGCCGCCTTCGAGCATCATTTTTCGGCGTCGTCGGTCGATCCCGGGCACGGGCGACCGCGGCCGATGCACCTGCCGCTTCCCTTCTTTGGCATAGGCCTGCTGGCGGAGATCCCGGCGGAGGAGATCATCGCGCGGGCCGATCCGAGCGACCGAAACCACGACGGCATCTCCGGGAAGGTGAACTTCGAGCGCGGGTACATGGGCCGATTCGGCCGCAAAGCGCAGATGGCGACCTTGCAAGGGTTCGTGCGGCTCGCGCTGCTCGATCACATGGGCGTGACCTCGTCCCCGGCGGTGATCGAAAAAGACGCGCCCCTGGAGCTGCCCACGCGCGACGCGGATCGCGCGCCCGATCCCGAGCTCGGGACGGACGATCTGGCGGATCTCGTCGCCTTCGTCTCCTTGCTGGCGCCCCCCGCGCCCGATCCCCCCACGCGCGAGACGCGCGAGGGCGAGGCGGCGTTTCGCAAGGTGGGGTGCGCGGGGTGCCATACGCCATCCTTGCGCGGGCCGCGCGGGCTCGTCCCGGCCTATACGGATCTTTTGCTGCACGATATGGGCGAGGGCCTCGACGATGGGGTCGAGGTGGGCGAGGCCGGCGGGAGCGAGTTTCGTACGACGCCGCTCTGGGGATTGGGCGCAGCCGGTCCTTATTTGCACGATGGCCGCGCCGATACGCTCGACGAGGCGATCCGCGCGCACGGCGGCGAAGCCTCGGGGGCGGCGCGCCGCTATGGTGCGCTGGCCGAGCGCGAACGGGGCGCGTTGCTGGCGTTTTTGGTGTCCCTGGGCGGGAGCCAGGATCGCTCGGACGGGCTCTTGCCGCGCAACGCGCCGATGGCCGCGGTGGGCGCGCTCGGCGGGCCGCTCGCGACCTTGTCACCACGCGACGGAGCGCGCTTTCTGCGCGGGCGCGAGCTCTTCGATCACGACTTTCGCGCGTCGCAGGGGCTGGGGCCGTTCTTCAACGGCGACGCCTGTCGAAGTTGCCATTTCGATCCCGTGCTCGGCGGCGCTGGTCCGTCGGACGTGGACGTGATCCGGCACGGCATCGTTCGCGCGGACGGTGCGTTCGAGCTGCCCAAGGGCGGCGATACGATGGCCCACCGCTTTGGTCTGCCGGGGCAGCCGCTCGCCATCGACGCGCGCGCGAACCTGTTCGAGCGCCGGCAAACGCCGACCTTGTTCGGATCGGGCCTCATCGATGCGATTTCGGACGAGACCATCCGCGCGGGGGCCGATCCCGAGGATCGCGACGGCGATGAGGTGCGCGGGGTGGTGAGCGTGGTCTCGGGAGGAAAAGTCGGGCGCTTCGGGTGGAAGGGGCAGATGCCCAGCTTGGCCGACTTCGTGGAGGACGCCTTCGTCAACGAGCTCGGGATGAGCAAGGGGGAGCTCGAGTCGAGCGTGCACCTGGCGTTCGACGACATCGTGTTCTTCCTGCAGAACCTCGCGCCGCCGCCGCGCCGTACGCTCGATCCCGAGCACGAGACGCGCGGGCGCGCCGCCTTTGCCCAGGCGGGGTGCCAGTCGTGCCACACCCCCGAGCTGCGCACTCGAAACGACGAGGGCGTTCCGCTGTTCAGCGACCTTCTCTTGCACGATGTAGCGCCCAAATCGGAGCGCTTGGTCCTTCAAAACGGCACCCGCGCCTTCCGCACCCCGCCGCTCTGGGGCGTGGGCGCGACGGCGCCGTACTTCCACGATGGCATGTCCGAGACATTGGATGCGGCGATCGTTCGGCACGAAGGCGAAGCGAAGCGAAGTCGTGATCGTTATACGGCGATGACGGCGGACGATCGCGCCGCGCTGCTCGTGTTTTTGCGTTCGCTGTAG
- a CDS encoding TetR/AcrR family transcriptional regulator produces the protein MPTDNVEERDAKRRRAILEAARHCFLHFGYAKTSLDDIAKRANISRPLIYRKFKNKDDIYVAVFEFTMAGRYPAVERVLAGRGSKRDKLYRIYEILLLEPWSETSGAPMADEYYDVCERLFPEVDAKYQRFLLKHTQAILGSKEHSQVFMLAVEGLHSDSPTLPVLRRRLHLLVERFVA, from the coding sequence ATGCCGACAGACAACGTCGAAGAGCGCGACGCCAAGCGCCGCAGAGCGATCCTCGAGGCTGCGCGCCATTGTTTTCTCCATTTCGGGTACGCGAAGACCTCGCTCGACGACATCGCCAAACGGGCGAACATTTCGCGACCGCTCATCTATCGAAAATTCAAGAACAAAGACGATATCTATGTCGCGGTGTTCGAGTTCACGATGGCGGGGCGCTACCCTGCGGTCGAACGGGTGCTCGCGGGCCGCGGTAGCAAGCGGGACAAGCTTTATCGCATCTACGAAATCCTCCTGCTCGAGCCGTGGAGCGAGACCTCCGGCGCCCCCATGGCCGACGAGTACTACGACGTATGCGAGCGGCTGTTCCCCGAGGTCGACGCGAAGTACCAGCGCTTTTTGTTGAAGCACACCCAAGCCATTCTAGGCAGCAAGGAGCACTCGCAGGTGTTCATGTTGGCCGTCGAGGGACTCCACTCCGACTCCCCCACCTTGCCCGTCTTACGCCGGAGACTGCATCTGTTGGTGGAGCGCTTCGTCGCGTAG
- a CDS encoding class I SAM-dependent methyltransferase: MDIVTHNREAWDNYARTGNRWTVPVSREEVEAARRGEWAIVLTPHKPVPRAWFPRVRGAKVLALAGGGGQQGPILAAAGYDVTVFDNSPAQLAQDRKVAERDGLALVTVQGDMADLGCFESESFDLIVHPCSNCFVPDVHPVWREAYRVLRYGGALLAGFADPILYAIDTELEKLEIAQLQHAIPYSDMVTFTEEQRRLCAEAGEPLQFGHTLEDQLGGQTDAGFLIAGYYGDKHLQGEVVSKYMPCFGVTRALKLDLVSPA; this comes from the coding sequence ATGGACATCGTCACCCACAATCGCGAAGCGTGGGATAACTACGCACGCACCGGCAACCGCTGGACCGTCCCCGTAAGCCGAGAGGAGGTGGAGGCCGCGCGCCGCGGCGAGTGGGCGATCGTGCTCACGCCGCACAAGCCCGTTCCGCGCGCTTGGTTTCCGAGGGTGCGCGGCGCGAAGGTCCTCGCCCTCGCGGGGGGCGGCGGGCAGCAGGGCCCCATCCTGGCCGCGGCCGGGTACGACGTGACGGTGTTCGACAATTCGCCTGCGCAGCTCGCGCAGGATCGCAAGGTCGCAGAGCGCGACGGCCTCGCGCTGGTGACGGTGCAAGGGGACATGGCCGATCTGGGGTGTTTCGAATCCGAGAGCTTCGATCTCATCGTTCACCCTTGTTCGAACTGCTTCGTTCCGGACGTTCACCCCGTGTGGCGGGAAGCTTACCGTGTGCTCCGCTACGGCGGCGCGCTCTTGGCGGGGTTCGCGGATCCGATTTTGTATGCCATCGATACGGAGCTCGAAAAGCTGGAGATCGCGCAATTGCAACACGCGATTCCCTATTCGGACATGGTGACGTTCACCGAGGAGCAGCGCAGACTCTGCGCGGAGGCGGGCGAGCCCCTTCAATTCGGGCACACGCTCGAAGATCAGCTCGGGGGGCAGACGGACGCGGGCTTTCTCATCGCCGGATATTACGGAGATAAGCATCTCCAGGGCGAAGTCGTTTCGAAGTACATGCCGTGCTTCGGGGTAACCCGCGCGCTCAAATTGGATCTAGTATCGCCCGCGTGA
- a CDS encoding sigma-54 dependent transcriptional regulator gives MTGLRIGAVHHRGDEAREVSNTTLRDSLDVPCPPTEAPTTHESRFGSLLGQSTAMLELFPIFEKLARSDVPVLVEGETGTGKEVLAEAIHEASGRTGPFIVFDCTTVTESLFEAELFGHERGAFTGADRARTGIFEEAHGGTLFIDEIGDLAVASQAKLLRVLERRQVRRVGGNGHVHVDVRVIAATRRDLELEVQERRFRDDLFFRLAVARVELPPLRKRQGDIELLTRSFWSSMGGKESFPATLLQQFENYDWPGNVRELRNVIARYRALGNVNLPNRSGENGAAAGPEGFDWIDQLVSRALPLRQARAIMTSELERRYVKHMLQLHEGDMEQAAKASGVGRRYFQMLRTKT, from the coding sequence ATGACTGGACTTCGAATCGGCGCCGTCCATCATCGCGGCGACGAGGCCCGCGAAGTGAGCAATACGACTTTGCGGGACTCGCTCGACGTACCCTGTCCCCCGACAGAAGCACCCACCACCCACGAGAGCCGATTCGGCTCGCTGCTCGGCCAAAGCACGGCCATGCTGGAGCTCTTTCCCATCTTCGAGAAGCTCGCGCGCTCCGACGTGCCAGTCCTCGTCGAAGGTGAAACGGGCACCGGCAAAGAAGTGCTGGCCGAGGCCATCCACGAGGCCAGCGGGCGCACGGGCCCGTTCATCGTCTTCGACTGTACCACGGTCACCGAATCGCTCTTCGAAGCGGAGCTGTTCGGTCACGAGCGCGGCGCGTTCACGGGAGCGGATCGCGCGCGGACGGGCATCTTCGAAGAGGCCCACGGCGGAACGCTCTTCATCGACGAGATCGGCGATCTCGCCGTCGCCTCGCAGGCCAAGTTGCTCCGCGTGCTCGAGCGGCGGCAAGTCCGCCGCGTGGGCGGCAATGGTCACGTGCACGTCGACGTCCGCGTGATCGCGGCCACCCGGCGCGACCTGGAGCTCGAGGTCCAAGAGCGACGCTTTCGCGACGATCTGTTCTTCCGGCTGGCGGTCGCGCGGGTGGAGCTCCCACCGCTGCGCAAGCGTCAGGGCGATATCGAACTACTGACGCGCAGTTTCTGGTCTTCGATGGGTGGAAAGGAATCGTTCCCCGCGACATTGTTGCAGCAATTCGAGAATTACGATTGGCCCGGAAACGTGCGGGAGCTGCGCAACGTGATCGCACGCTACCGGGCGCTCGGCAACGTGAACCTCCCGAATCGTTCGGGGGAGAACGGCGCGGCGGCCGGGCCTGAAGGATTCGATTGGATCGACCAATTGGTATCCCGCGCGCTGCCCTTGCGGCAGGCGCGGGCGATCATGACGTCGGAGCTCGAGCGGAGGTACGTGAAGCACATGCTCCAGCTCCACGAAGGCGACATGGAGCAGGCCGCGAAAGCCAGCGGTGTGGGGCGCCGTTATTTTCAAATGTTGCGGACGAAGACCTGA
- a CDS encoding sugar ABC transporter permease codes for MSASSRRARVQPERLLGQPAVVLLLLWMIVPLAMTVYFSTQYFNLLYPKKSSFVGLENFAYFFTYPSFWTSVLNTVLLVGSVLAITVVFGVLISVLVDEHFPGQGIVRMLLVSPFFIMPTVAALAWKNLLMNPVSGFFAWIARAFGATPVNWFADWPLLSVILVVAWEWLPFAILIFVTALQSMDREQKEAAQMDGARAWAIFRYLTLPHLGRPIAVVVMVEAIFLLNVFAEIFVTTNGGPGDATTNVPFLVYTQALLEFDVGAASAGGLVAVVLANIVAVFLIRLIGQSLTARSGAPS; via the coding sequence ATGAGCGCCTCCTCGCGAAGGGCGCGCGTGCAGCCCGAGCGCCTCTTGGGCCAGCCGGCGGTGGTCCTGCTCCTGCTCTGGATGATCGTGCCGCTGGCGATGACCGTCTACTTCTCCACGCAATATTTCAATTTGCTCTATCCGAAGAAATCGTCGTTCGTAGGGCTGGAGAATTTTGCTTACTTCTTCACCTATCCGAGCTTCTGGACCAGCGTGCTCAATACCGTGTTGCTCGTGGGCTCGGTGCTGGCGATCACCGTGGTGTTCGGGGTCCTGATCAGCGTGCTGGTCGACGAGCACTTTCCGGGGCAGGGCATCGTGCGCATGCTCCTGGTCTCGCCGTTCTTCATCATGCCCACGGTGGCCGCGCTGGCATGGAAGAACCTGCTCATGAACCCCGTCTCCGGCTTCTTCGCCTGGATCGCGCGGGCGTTCGGGGCGACGCCCGTCAATTGGTTCGCGGACTGGCCGCTGCTCTCCGTGATCCTGGTGGTCGCGTGGGAGTGGCTGCCATTCGCCATTTTGATCTTCGTCACCGCGCTGCAGTCGATGGATCGCGAGCAAAAAGAGGCGGCGCAAATGGATGGCGCGCGCGCCTGGGCCATCTTCCGGTACCTCACGTTGCCGCATTTGGGGCGGCCCATCGCGGTGGTGGTGATGGTCGAGGCCATCTTCCTCCTCAATGTGTTCGCGGAGATCTTCGTCACCACCAACGGCGGGCCGGGCGACGCCACCACCAACGTCCCCTTCCTGGTCTACACCCAGGCGCTGCTCGAGTTCGACGTGGGCGCCGCGTCCGCCGGCGGCCTGGTCGCCGTGGTGCTGGCCAACATCGTGGCCGTCTTTTTGATTCGCCTGATCGGCCAATCGCTGACCGCGCGCTCCGGTGCCCCGTCATGA
- a CDS encoding ABC transporter ATP-binding protein codes for MARLEIRSLHKYFDGTEVIKGVDLTVEDREFCVFLGPSGCGKSTLLRLIAGLEDADEGSLVLDGQDITEWPAVKRNLAMVFQSYALYPHMTVRENMSFALKLAKADPAVIASKVAHAAKTLALEPLLERKPAQLSGGQRQRVAIGRAIVREPRIFLFDEPLSNLDAALRGQMRLEIARLHQELAATMIYVTHDQVEAMTLADKVVVFNEGRIEQIGSPLELYRRPVNRFVASFLGVPRMSFLDVTAPNGAPQLANGQALELLPEPAMPAGAFALGVRPEQLALCEPADHGKGVKLAGRLAVVERLGSDTCAYVQVAGLGTLTVRTHGEYAERAGADVCVRLDPSRCHVFNAKGVAVSHPMNPEVH; via the coding sequence ATGGCACGATTGGAAATCCGTTCGCTGCACAAATATTTCGATGGCACCGAGGTGATCAAAGGCGTCGATCTCACGGTGGAGGATCGCGAATTTTGCGTCTTCTTGGGGCCATCGGGCTGCGGCAAATCGACCTTGCTGCGGCTGATCGCGGGGCTGGAGGACGCCGACGAGGGGAGCCTCGTCCTCGATGGACAAGACATCACCGAGTGGCCGGCGGTCAAACGCAACCTGGCGATGGTCTTTCAGTCGTATGCCCTTTATCCCCATATGACGGTGCGCGAGAACATGTCGTTTGCGCTCAAGCTGGCCAAGGCCGATCCGGCGGTCATCGCCAGCAAGGTGGCCCACGCCGCCAAGACCTTGGCGCTCGAGCCGCTCCTGGAGCGAAAACCGGCGCAGCTGTCGGGCGGGCAGCGCCAGCGCGTGGCGATCGGGCGCGCCATCGTGCGCGAGCCGCGCATCTTCCTCTTCGACGAGCCGCTCTCCAACCTCGACGCCGCCCTGCGCGGGCAGATGCGGCTCGAGATCGCGCGCCTGCACCAGGAGCTCGCGGCGACCATGATCTACGTGACCCACGATCAAGTCGAGGCCATGACCTTGGCCGACAAAGTCGTGGTCTTCAACGAAGGGCGCATCGAGCAAATCGGCTCGCCGCTGGAGCTCTACCGCCGCCCCGTCAACCGCTTCGTGGCGAGCTTTTTGGGCGTACCGCGAATGAGCTTCCTCGACGTCACCGCGCCGAATGGCGCGCCGCAGCTGGCCAACGGGCAGGCGCTCGAGCTCTTGCCCGAGCCCGCGATGCCGGCCGGCGCGTTCGCGCTGGGCGTGCGCCCGGAGCAGCTCGCGTTGTGCGAGCCCGCCGACCATGGAAAGGGCGTCAAGCTCGCGGGCCGATTGGCCGTCGTCGAGCGCCTCGGCAGCGACACGTGCGCCTATGTGCAGGTCGCGGGCCTGGGCACCCTCACCGTGCGCACCCACGGCGAATACGCCGAGCGCGCGGGCGCCGATGTCTGCGTCCGGCTCGATCCGTCGCGCTGTCATGTCTTCAACGCCAAAGGCGTCGCCGTGTCCCACCCAATGAATCCAGAGGTGCATTGA
- a CDS encoding sugar ABC transporter substrate-binding protein: protein MVRMQALSSEYERAHPGLRLNWVILEENTLRQRLTTDISTHGGQFDVMTIGAYEAPLWGAQQWLQPLDGLPADYELSDLFPNVREQLTAGGHLYAVPFYAEASITFYRKDLFAARGLTMPERPTWQQIRELAAALHQPDRGVYGICLRGKAGWGENMALLGTLVNAYGGRWFDPDWRPQIDTPPWHEAVSFYIDLLGRYGPPGPSDNGFNENLALFAAGRCAMWVDASVAGGTLVDPKESTVAAKVGFARAPQQVTDRGSSWLWVWSLAIPASSRQTQAARDFILWATSRAYLRKVGERYGVASTPPGTRLSTYEAPEYMAAAPFAKVTFDSLRAVDPAHPTLLPVPYKGIQLVSIPEFQAVATLVGRMVAGALTGRGQVDHVLRTCQNAVERTMKRAGYYRNSAARAAGEP, encoded by the coding sequence ATGGTCCGCATGCAAGCGCTGTCCAGCGAGTACGAGCGCGCGCACCCCGGCCTGCGTTTGAATTGGGTGATCCTCGAGGAAAACACGCTGCGGCAGCGGCTGACCACCGATATCTCGACCCACGGCGGCCAATTCGACGTGATGACCATCGGCGCCTACGAGGCCCCGCTCTGGGGCGCCCAGCAGTGGCTGCAGCCGCTCGACGGGCTCCCCGCCGATTACGAGCTATCGGACCTCTTTCCCAATGTGCGCGAGCAGCTCACCGCCGGCGGGCACCTCTACGCGGTGCCGTTCTACGCCGAAGCATCCATTACCTTTTACCGCAAAGACCTATTTGCCGCGCGCGGCCTGACCATGCCCGAGCGCCCCACGTGGCAGCAGATTCGCGAGCTCGCCGCGGCGCTGCACCAGCCCGATCGCGGCGTTTATGGCATTTGTCTGCGGGGCAAAGCGGGGTGGGGCGAGAACATGGCGCTGCTCGGCACCCTCGTCAACGCCTACGGCGGCCGCTGGTTCGATCCCGACTGGCGCCCGCAGATCGACACCCCGCCATGGCACGAGGCGGTGAGCTTCTATATCGATCTCCTCGGCCGCTATGGCCCTCCTGGCCCCAGCGACAATGGCTTCAACGAGAACCTGGCCCTGTTCGCGGCCGGCCGCTGCGCCATGTGGGTCGACGCCAGCGTGGCCGGCGGCACCTTGGTCGATCCCAAGGAGAGCACGGTGGCGGCCAAGGTCGGCTTTGCGCGCGCGCCGCAGCAGGTCACCGATCGCGGCTCCTCGTGGCTCTGGGTCTGGTCTTTGGCGATCCCAGCGAGCTCGCGGCAAACGCAGGCCGCGCGCGATTTCATCCTATGGGCCACCTCGCGCGCGTATCTGCGCAAGGTGGGCGAGCGTTACGGGGTGGCCAGCACGCCGCCCGGGACGCGTTTGTCCACCTACGAGGCGCCCGAGTACATGGCGGCGGCGCCGTTCGCGAAGGTCACCTTCGACTCGCTCCGCGCGGTCGATCCGGCGCACCCCACCCTCTTGCCGGTGCCGTACAAGGGCATCCAGCTCGTCTCCATCCCCGAGTTCCAAGCGGTGGCCACCTTGGTCGGCCGCATGGTGGCCGGCGCGCTCACCGGGCGCGGCCAGGTCGATCACGTGCTGCGCACCTGTCAAAATGCCGTGGAGCGCACCATGAAGCGCGCCGGCTATTATCGAAATAGCGCCGCGCGCGCCGCGGGGGAGCCATGA
- a CDS encoding PaaI family thioesterase yields MSDQSIQERLFPTLTCFGCGPANPKGFHLRSYGAEDDTVIGAFWPGPEHDNGFGFLNGGIISTVLDCHTAAAVVQGSVDHGFRALDGAPLPFITAGFDVRFLRPTPLGPKVDLWAKVESIAEQEAIVIGELRCDGKVRASMRAVWKRFRPR; encoded by the coding sequence GTGAGCGACCAAAGCATTCAAGAGCGACTGTTTCCGACATTGACCTGCTTCGGTTGCGGGCCGGCGAACCCCAAGGGTTTCCATCTCCGCAGCTACGGCGCGGAGGACGATACGGTCATCGGCGCTTTCTGGCCCGGCCCCGAGCACGACAATGGATTCGGCTTCCTCAACGGGGGCATCATCTCCACCGTGCTCGATTGCCATACGGCGGCCGCCGTCGTTCAGGGCTCCGTCGATCATGGCTTTCGTGCGCTCGATGGTGCGCCGCTTCCCTTCATCACCGCGGGCTTCGATGTGCGCTTCCTCCGGCCGACCCCGCTGGGACCCAAGGTCGACCTGTGGGCAAAGGTGGAATCCATCGCCGAACAGGAGGCGATTGTGATCGGCGAGCTTCGTTGCGACGGTAAAGTTCGCGCTTCCATGCGCGCGGTCTGGAAGCGATTTCGCCCCCGATAA
- a CDS encoding carbohydrate ABC transporter permease, with protein MSPTSSQKPSSTRRTRRTRRQLARTLRALAAWAVGLAMFFPIAWMLLTSFKTELEAFSTPPRFAFEPTLENYRQILERANYLHYAFNSIVTAGGATLLGMLVAVPAAYAFAFHPTARTRSTLLWMLSTKMLPGVGVLVPIYLLARDTNLLDSRTALILVFTLVNLPIMVWMIYTYFRDVPADIVEAAKMDGAGTWETLRDVLLPVCRGGLASTALLCLILSWNESFWSLNLTTSHAAPLSALVASFSSPEGLFWAKLSAVSTLACAPILVLGWLSQRQLVRGLTFGAVK; from the coding sequence ATGAGCCCGACTTCGTCGCAAAAGCCATCGTCCACGCGGCGAACCCGTCGAACCCGCCGGCAGCTCGCCCGAACCTTGCGTGCCCTGGCGGCGTGGGCGGTCGGCCTGGCCATGTTCTTTCCCATCGCGTGGATGCTCCTCACCAGCTTCAAGACGGAGCTGGAAGCGTTCAGCACGCCGCCGCGCTTCGCCTTCGAGCCGACCTTGGAGAACTACCGGCAGATCCTGGAGCGCGCCAACTATTTGCATTATGCATTTAATTCCATCGTCACCGCCGGCGGCGCCACGCTCCTGGGTATGCTGGTGGCGGTGCCGGCGGCCTATGCGTTCGCGTTTCATCCCACCGCGCGCACCCGCAGCACCTTGCTCTGGATGCTCTCCACCAAAATGCTCCCCGGCGTGGGCGTCTTGGTGCCGATTTACCTCCTGGCGCGCGACACCAACCTGCTCGACTCCCGCACAGCGCTGATCCTCGTCTTCACCCTCGTCAATTTACCGATCATGGTCTGGATGATTTACACGTACTTCCGCGACGTCCCGGCCGACATCGTGGAGGCGGCCAAGATGGATGGCGCGGGCACCTGGGAGACGTTGCGCGACGTGCTCTTGCCCGTGTGCCGCGGAGGGCTCGCGTCCACGGCGCTGCTTTGCTTGATCCTGTCGTGGAACGAGTCGTTCTGGTCGCTCAACCTCACCACCAGCCATGCGGCACCGCTGTCGGCGCTGGTGGCCTCGTTCTCCAGCCCCGAGGGGCTCTTCTGGGCGAAGCTGTCGGCCGTATCCACCTTGGCGTGCGCGCCAATTTTGGTGTTGGGCTGGCTCTCGCAAAGGCAGCTGGTGCGCGGTCTCACCTTCGGGGCGGTCAAATAG